One genomic segment of Acinetobacter oleivorans DR1 includes these proteins:
- the accC gene encoding acetyl-CoA carboxylase biotin carboxylase subunit, producing the protein MLQKVLIANRGEIALRITRACKTLGIKTVGIYSDADKDLMHLRFVDEAVCIGPGASSDSYLNIPAIITAAEITGADAIHPGYGFLSENAEFAEIVESSGFTFIGPRPEHIRLMGNKVSAIVAMKKAGVPTVPGCDHAVTIHNALAEAKEIGFPLIVKAASGGGGRGMRIVERVDTLLESVQAAQRDAEMWFGDDTVYMERFLQKPRHVEVQVLGDGNGHAIHLYDRDCSLQRRHQKVLEEAPAPNLPEQARADILEACVHACQLMQYRGAGTFEFLFEDGEFFFIEMNTRVQVEHPVTEMVTGVDIIEQQLRIAGGLGLELQQEDIKVNGHAIECRINAEDPTTFLPSPGKIESFYAPGGAGIRLDSHIYPEYSIPPYYDSMIAKLISHGKDRETSLARMRQALDEMILTGIKTNIPLHKDLILQDKSFCSQAMDIHYLEKHLLKQLEEKKKAETA; encoded by the coding sequence ATGTTGCAAAAAGTTTTAATTGCAAACCGTGGTGAAATCGCTTTACGAATTACCCGGGCTTGCAAAACATTAGGAATCAAGACTGTTGGTATCTATTCAGATGCCGATAAAGACTTGATGCATTTACGTTTTGTTGATGAAGCAGTATGTATTGGTCCCGGTGCAAGTAGTGATAGCTATTTAAACATCCCGGCAATTATTACTGCTGCAGAAATTACCGGTGCCGATGCTATTCATCCTGGCTATGGTTTTCTTTCAGAAAATGCTGAATTTGCTGAAATTGTAGAAAGTTCAGGTTTTACTTTTATTGGTCCACGTCCAGAACACATTCGCCTTATGGGGAACAAAGTTTCTGCGATTGTTGCCATGAAAAAAGCTGGTGTACCTACTGTACCTGGTTGTGACCATGCTGTAACCATCCACAATGCCCTTGCAGAAGCTAAAGAAATCGGTTTCCCGCTTATTGTTAAAGCGGCATCTGGTGGCGGTGGACGCGGTATGCGTATTGTTGAGCGTGTAGATACACTACTTGAATCAGTTCAAGCAGCTCAGCGCGATGCAGAGATGTGGTTTGGTGATGATACCGTTTACATGGAACGCTTCCTACAGAAACCTCGCCATGTTGAAGTGCAAGTTCTTGGTGATGGTAATGGCCATGCGATCCATTTATATGACCGCGACTGTTCATTACAACGTCGTCACCAAAAAGTGTTAGAAGAAGCACCTGCACCAAATCTACCAGAGCAAGCTCGAGCTGATATCTTAGAAGCATGTGTTCATGCATGTCAGTTAATGCAATATCGTGGCGCTGGTACGTTTGAATTTCTATTTGAAGATGGTGAATTCTTCTTTATCGAAATGAACACTCGTGTTCAGGTAGAACACCCTGTTACTGAAATGGTTACTGGTGTTGATATTATTGAGCAACAATTACGTATTGCAGGCGGCCTAGGACTAGAGCTTCAACAAGAAGACATCAAAGTTAATGGTCACGCAATCGAATGTCGTATCAATGCTGAAGATCCAACAACTTTCTTACCTTCACCAGGTAAAATTGAAAGTTTCTATGCGCCAGGCGGTGCTGGTATTCGTTTAGATTCTCATATCTACCCAGAATATAGCATTCCACCTTACTATGACTCTATGATTGCTAAATTGATTTCTCATGGTAAAGACCGTGAAACATCACTTGCTCGTATGCGTCAAGCCTTAGATGAAATGATCCTTACAGGAATTAAAACTAATATTCCTCTACATAAAGATCTCATTTTGCAAGATAAGAGCTTCTGTTCTCAAGCAATGGACATCCATTACCTTGAAAAGCACTTGTTAAAGCAATTGGAAGAAAAGAAGAAAGCTGAAACTGCATAA
- a CDS encoding acetyl-CoA carboxylase biotin carboxyl carrier protein translates to MDIRKIKKLIDLMIESDLQAIEVKEGDQSIALTRRSPVVAAAGVALPAAPVAAAPVAKTPRGAVETSPMVGVFYAAPSPGEAPFVKVGQTVSAGETLGIIEAMKIMNPIEATQSGVVEEILVKNGDVIQFGQPLFRYRA, encoded by the coding sequence ATGGATATCCGCAAAATTAAGAAACTCATCGATTTAATGATTGAGTCTGACTTGCAAGCGATTGAAGTTAAAGAAGGTGATCAATCAATCGCTTTAACTCGCCGTAGTCCAGTCGTTGCTGCGGCTGGTGTAGCACTTCCGGCAGCTCCTGTTGCAGCAGCACCAGTAGCAAAAACACCACGTGGAGCAGTTGAAACCTCTCCAATGGTTGGCGTGTTCTACGCTGCCCCAAGCCCAGGCGAAGCACCATTTGTTAAAGTAGGTCAAACTGTATCTGCTGGTGAAACTTTGGGTATTATTGAAGCAATGAAAATCATGAACCCAATTGAAGCAACTCAAAGTGGCGTGGTTGAAGAAATTTTAGTGAAAAATGGCGATGTAATCCAATTCGGTCAACCTTTATTCCGTTATCGCGCGTAA
- the aroQ gene encoding type II 3-dehydroquinate dehydratase codes for MSSTILVIHGPNLNLLGKREPEVYGHLTLGDINQQLVIQAQNASITLDTFQSNWEGAIVDRIHQAQTEGVKLIIINPAALTHTSVALRDALLGVAIPFIEVHLSNVHAREAFRHHSYLSDKAIGVICGLGAKGYSFALDYAIEKIQPSNPN; via the coding sequence ATGAGTTCGACCATTTTGGTGATTCATGGACCGAATTTGAATTTGCTGGGAAAACGCGAACCAGAAGTATATGGTCATCTTACCTTAGGTGATATTAACCAACAACTCGTTATCCAAGCTCAAAACGCATCAATTACATTAGATACTTTTCAAAGCAATTGGGAAGGTGCCATTGTTGACCGTATTCATCAGGCACAAACCGAAGGCGTAAAACTTATTATTATTAATCCTGCGGCCCTCACCCATACTTCCGTTGCTCTACGTGATGCCCTACTCGGCGTTGCCATTCCATTTATTGAAGTACATTTGTCGAATGTCCATGCAAGAGAAGCATTTAGACATCATTCATATTTATCCGATAAAGCAATTGGCGTGATCTGTGGTCTTGGTGCAAAAGGTTATAGTTTTGCACTCGATTACGCTATTGAAAAAATTCAACCATCTAACCCAAACTAG
- a CDS encoding Y-family DNA polymerase, translating into MDISHREIYALVDINNCYVSCERLFDPKLIGVPVVVLSNNDGCVVSRSEEAKNMGIKMAIPWYQIEEEALQAGVHVYSSNYTLYAEMSRRFFSVLGEFFSPDDLEAYSIDECFIRLTPYLQSLDIHSHCAKAVETLEKWLSLPCCIGIGYSKTQAKLANHYAKKIKSFNGICNFTTLDPLLLEDLMQQTSVKEVWGIGYQLVKQLRSYEIYSCLDLTFANENHLAKAFSVVMARTIRELKGQSCIQLDDPAILTKRILASRSFAQALSSIEIIKQALIFHLNRAHRRLMKQEQLCACIQVMLYEKTDKPPYKKASSQAIGLTYATDDLCILTKAAMQQIDVLYKENKKYIKIGVLFCGLHARQHHIDDLWQPLELIQQRQQLMKTLSTVRNRFGSHYLQVGYHSRSPSWHMKQCHRSKNYLTRWNELLVIGENSTAVTQNT; encoded by the coding sequence ATGGACATCTCACACCGCGAAATTTACGCGCTTGTAGACATTAATAACTGTTATGTCAGTTGTGAGCGACTATTTGACCCCAAACTTATTGGCGTGCCCGTTGTCGTGCTTTCTAATAACGATGGATGTGTTGTATCACGCAGTGAAGAAGCAAAAAACATGGGTATAAAGATGGCAATCCCATGGTACCAAATTGAAGAAGAAGCTCTCCAAGCAGGCGTACACGTCTATTCAAGTAATTACACTTTATATGCTGAGATGTCTCGTCGCTTTTTTTCGGTTTTAGGTGAATTCTTCTCACCCGATGATTTAGAAGCTTATTCTATTGATGAATGCTTTATCCGTTTAACCCCTTATCTTCAATCTCTAGATATTCATTCTCATTGTGCCAAAGCAGTAGAAACCCTAGAAAAATGGTTAAGCTTACCTTGCTGTATTGGCATCGGATATTCCAAAACTCAGGCCAAGTTAGCCAATCACTATGCTAAAAAAATTAAAAGCTTTAATGGAATTTGTAATTTCACTACCTTAGATCCCCTACTGCTTGAAGACCTCATGCAACAAACTTCCGTCAAAGAAGTGTGGGGAATTGGCTACCAATTGGTCAAACAATTACGAAGCTATGAAATTTATTCATGCCTAGACTTAACTTTTGCCAATGAAAACCATCTCGCAAAAGCTTTCTCTGTGGTTATGGCACGTACTATTCGTGAGCTAAAAGGCCAATCCTGCATCCAACTTGATGATCCTGCCATCTTAACAAAACGAATTTTAGCATCACGAAGTTTCGCTCAAGCTTTATCCAGCATTGAGATTATTAAACAAGCGCTTATCTTTCATCTCAATCGTGCTCACCGGCGTTTAATGAAACAAGAACAGCTGTGTGCCTGTATTCAAGTCATGCTTTATGAAAAAACAGATAAACCACCTTATAAAAAAGCATCATCTCAAGCGATAGGTTTAACGTATGCAACAGATGACCTATGCATATTAACTAAAGCAGCCATGCAACAAATTGATGTTTTATATAAAGAAAATAAAAAGTACATTAAGATTGGAGTCTTATTTTGTGGTTTGCACGCCCGTCAACATCACATTGATGACTTATGGCAACCTCTTGAGTTGATTCAGCAAAGACAACAACTCATGAAAACCCTAAGTACAGTTCGTAATCGCTTCGGCAGTCATTATCTACAAGTCGGTTATCATTCCCGTAGTCCATCTTGGCATATGAAACAATGTCATCGTTCAAAAAACTATCTAACTCGATGGAATGAGCTACTTGTAATTGGAGAGAATTCTACAGCCGTTACACAAAATACATGA
- a CDS encoding TonB-dependent receptor translates to MGNKKSNKLLTRKSEVKNIIPLLSLGGAIILSNSAFAASTSDTTETEKKPEALPTITIAATRADELSTSAKQVTKLDEKQIELLKNGSSGNIATVLAKAVPGLSDSSRTITDYGQTLRGRNALILVDGVPMNLTRDTARGLSAIDPESIANIEVIRGSNAIYGGGAAGGIISITTKAAGGEPTAKTVVGLQTPLTNLRSNALSGDIHQYFTGSFNAFDYALDFGYQRIGSPYDASGDRVAPEPSQGDLYDSNGYSIGSKLGYHIDDNQYLQFAANYYNAEQDSDYASDPSVKKAPAGTVPAKAIKGLKLKDQNKNENQIYNLTYNHKDFFGNKVDAQIYYRDFFTRFSPFDARGNANRGKQIDQIYQENNVLGSRLTVTTPLEFLGDTSLVWGGDFSHEKSEMPLDIFDPKIYDQSGGLEFVKTGKLIYLPELTTQSVGGFVQLKHRFNDQWSAEAGTRYEDSYAQIDSFVPLSQLGKTNPYTVPGGKVKADAWLYNANVTFSPNDQNSIYASFNQGFQLPDVGLIIRNAGEGFNLGSSFLEPVKVDNYELGWKGNFNNFSSSLAVFHSTSDLGAVQSFNNGLVLARTKEKVTGVEATFDYLDDANVWGTGGSVTWMKGREKPQNGSEQDMTGFRIPPLKLTAYVSYSPTETWTNRLQATYFGSEDYRLNGVNGFGRYDVKTYTTADLISSFALNKKDTVTIGLENMFNRKYYPLYSQLLRTNDNTSHLVANGATLKVTYSHKW, encoded by the coding sequence ATGGGAAATAAGAAAAGTAATAAGCTTTTAACGAGGAAATCTGAAGTTAAAAATATCATTCCACTTCTTTCACTTGGTGGAGCCATTATTCTTTCAAACTCAGCATTTGCAGCTTCAACTTCTGATACCACAGAAACAGAAAAAAAGCCTGAAGCCCTTCCTACCATTACTATTGCAGCTACACGTGCAGATGAACTCTCTACCTCTGCCAAACAAGTCACCAAGTTAGATGAAAAACAAATTGAGCTTTTGAAAAATGGATCGTCTGGAAACATTGCGACTGTTTTAGCCAAAGCCGTACCGGGCCTATCGGACTCAAGCCGAACCATTACCGATTATGGTCAAACTTTACGTGGCCGTAATGCGCTTATCTTAGTCGATGGCGTTCCTATGAACCTTACACGTGATACAGCGAGAGGACTTTCAGCCATTGACCCTGAAAGTATTGCCAACATTGAAGTGATTCGTGGTAGTAACGCAATTTATGGTGGCGGCGCAGCGGGCGGTATTATTTCAATTACTACAAAAGCTGCCGGCGGTGAGCCTACGGCTAAAACGGTCGTTGGCCTACAAACACCACTTACAAATCTGCGTTCTAATGCTTTAAGTGGCGATATTCACCAATATTTCACGGGCAGTTTTAACGCTTTTGACTATGCGCTCGACTTTGGTTATCAACGTATTGGTAGCCCATACGATGCAAGTGGTGACCGTGTTGCACCTGAACCAAGTCAGGGCGACCTTTACGACTCAAATGGATATAGCATCGGTAGTAAGCTGGGTTATCACATTGATGACAACCAATATCTACAGTTTGCTGCAAATTATTATAATGCAGAGCAAGACTCAGACTATGCATCTGACCCAAGTGTAAAAAAAGCTCCAGCAGGAACTGTCCCAGCCAAAGCCATTAAAGGGCTAAAGCTCAAAGACCAAAATAAAAACGAAAACCAGATCTACAATTTGACCTATAACCATAAAGACTTTTTTGGTAATAAAGTTGATGCTCAAATTTATTACCGTGACTTCTTTACCCGTTTTTCACCGTTTGATGCTCGTGGCAATGCAAACCGCGGCAAACAAATCGACCAGATTTATCAAGAAAATAATGTACTCGGTAGCCGCTTAACTGTGACCACACCGCTTGAGTTTTTAGGCGATACCTCATTGGTTTGGGGTGGTGACTTCAGTCATGAAAAAAGCGAAATGCCTTTAGATATTTTCGACCCAAAAATTTATGATCAATCAGGTGGTCTAGAATTTGTAAAAACTGGCAAGCTCATTTATTTACCCGAACTTACCACGCAAAGTGTTGGTGGTTTTGTACAGTTAAAACACCGCTTTAATGACCAATGGTCAGCAGAAGCTGGTACACGCTATGAAGACAGCTACGCCCAAATTGATAGCTTTGTTCCATTATCACAATTAGGCAAGACTAACCCTTACACTGTTCCGGGCGGAAAAGTGAAAGCTGATGCATGGTTATACAATGCTAATGTGACTTTCTCTCCAAATGATCAAAACTCAATCTATGCATCGTTTAACCAAGGTTTCCAGTTACCTGATGTTGGTTTGATTATCCGTAATGCTGGTGAAGGTTTTAACCTTGGGTCATCATTCTTAGAGCCTGTAAAAGTAGATAACTATGAACTCGGCTGGAAAGGAAACTTCAATAACTTCTCATCAAGTTTAGCTGTATTCCACTCAACTTCTGACCTTGGTGCTGTGCAGTCTTTTAACAATGGTTTAGTACTGGCTAGAACCAAAGAAAAAGTCACTGGTGTAGAGGCAACTTTTGACTATCTTGACGATGCAAATGTTTGGGGAACTGGTGGTAGCGTTACTTGGATGAAAGGCCGTGAAAAACCTCAAAACGGTTCTGAACAAGACATGACAGGTTTCCGTATTCCCCCATTAAAACTCACAGCTTACGTTTCTTATAGTCCAACAGAAACTTGGACGAACCGCCTACAAGCAACTTACTTCGGTTCAGAAGATTATCGCTTAAATGGTGTAAATGGTTTTGGTCGCTACGATGTAAAAACATATACAACAGCAGATTTAATCAGTAGCTTTGCGCTTAACAAAAAAGACACTGTGACAATTGGTTTAGAGAATATGTTTAACCGTAAATACTATCCTCTTTATAGCCAATTATTAAGAACAAATGATAACACTAGCCATTTGGTGGCAAATGGTGCAACACTTAAAGTGACTTATAGTCATAAGTGGTAA
- a CDS encoding HpcH/HpaI aldolase family protein codes for MNKHSISFKKRIANGETLYGIFCSVASPINVEQLALAGYDFIIIDLEHTLFSTSQVETMILAARAMPLDVFVRVPLNANHLVLPLFDAGVTGIVFPRIENAEQAQQAVNYCHYMPLGQRGLNSTRLNRYGMDDLASFVQHAANETVVIAMIESLEGLQQLDEILKVEGIDIILEGAADLSQSMGMPWQTSHPKVKEKVQEMYLKTKNSQKYFCAIPRQPEDIAAWKQQSVQLFVLGDDRSIIRRAHQNHLNTFKSIS; via the coding sequence ATGAATAAGCATTCGATTTCTTTTAAGAAACGAATAGCAAATGGCGAGACGCTCTACGGAATCTTTTGTTCCGTAGCTTCGCCAATTAATGTCGAGCAACTAGCACTTGCGGGCTATGACTTTATTATTATCGACTTGGAACATACTTTATTTAGTACGTCTCAAGTCGAGACCATGATTTTAGCTGCTAGAGCCATGCCTCTTGATGTGTTTGTAAGAGTGCCGTTAAACGCGAACCATTTAGTTCTACCTCTGTTCGATGCAGGGGTAACGGGCATTGTGTTTCCGCGTATTGAAAATGCGGAGCAGGCTCAACAGGCGGTGAACTATTGCCACTATATGCCGCTTGGGCAAAGAGGACTCAACTCGACAAGGTTAAATCGATACGGCATGGATGATTTAGCGAGTTTTGTTCAACATGCAGCAAACGAAACGGTTGTCATTGCTATGATTGAAAGCTTAGAAGGACTACAACAACTAGATGAAATTTTAAAAGTAGAAGGTATTGATATTATTCTTGAAGGTGCTGCCGACCTTTCTCAATCGATGGGAATGCCGTGGCAAACTAGCCATCCAAAAGTGAAAGAAAAAGTTCAAGAGATGTATTTAAAGACTAAAAATAGTCAAAAGTATTTCTGTGCTATTCCTCGACAACCTGAAGATATTGCAGCGTGGAAACAACAATCCGTTCAGCTTTTTGTACTCGGGGATGACCGCAGCATTATACGCCGTGCCCATCAAAACCATCTAAATACCTTTAAGAGCATTTCATAA
- a CDS encoding IucA/IucC family protein, which produces MNSIITTDAWSYKLFEQYLNTFFRELKVNLEEHIIPSQDSPLFTLYAEQPNTLYFAYTFNSSNTIVYGAVQHLSTTGYHRYQRGFVLQNLNDNTFNSLIHPKKLVKLITDELNSLFKDNNQNKNLYSDIANSIENTKFFLENKPSQSATKALSSFQATEQGMLYGHPFHVTSKANLGFSKEDMKKYSPELGASFQLHYFAVHSSLIQKLVSETEPSHHIENEVLETAKEHLQENFTNYELMPTHPWQANFLLQHSSLKKHLNSQDVIYLGALGQTVWPTSSVRTVWLPQSNLFLKLSIDVRITSFIRNNPMDEMERAIDASKIIINHKINEQYPDLVILPELEAKTVKIPELESSFGIIYRAGLTPEVLENTRMLGGLVEENENHEIPLLSFIQQAAPNQNLQSTDAKDFITFWWKQYVKVSLIPLVELFANKGISVEAHMQNSLMEFKNGYPHRLILRDMEGISIVPEMIEDDSSISEDSTVWFSQKDAWTFLKYYLLINHIAHLISAISRVTAIEEFELWQATRLTLTQENFTAKGKQYRDLLIHSLTLPIKANMLNTLYHSGGNPIWIEVENPIYKYRGAEALCPLQPTQQTNYKTLAENRVMGQLLEALIFENTFKYEFSKGQIKFYISDTVFYTCAAKRHFSFKRIKLDPSSLIRSNITLDAETRPNLKTLLADLKNIIEADPVKWQNFNDELNLTYVKHAQTLSQAPAQPLRTLPYLEQEARITNAHLYHPSFKSRIGFDLKENQKYAPELSEGFTVQWAATHNSLCKLVLSETINLEQLYKQHFSEKDLQAINNQLKEQHVDFKDYILTPIHPWQWDKIIELYYQDAISNQLIIPLDIEGPTYLPQQSIRTLSNISDISALSLKLAMNLVNTSTSRVLAPHTVQNAAKMSDWLYNIVEQDHILEKQRKPVILREIGGLSVNQPIALPVQYGALACIWRESIYSYLKEGESATPVTGLMQLDIDQKPLIDEWIQEYGIEFWLEKLLTNAYLPIMHILWCHGLALESHAQNMVLIHKNGLPVKAALKDFHDGIRFSRHLLREPELLPNLQDAPKEHAKINPNSFLETHSPNELRDFTQDALWFVNLAELAIFLNEHYDFDEIKFWTMLRTIINQHKEAHPEFSERYELFNFTDDTIDIEQLASRRFLPEIRLRVQTTPNPLSLIKEIEYE; this is translated from the coding sequence GCGCAGTTCAGCACTTATCGACCACTGGTTATCATCGATATCAGCGTGGTTTTGTTCTGCAAAATTTAAACGACAATACATTTAACTCACTCATCCACCCTAAAAAATTAGTGAAGCTCATTACAGATGAGCTGAATAGTCTATTTAAAGATAATAACCAAAATAAGAATCTGTATTCCGATATTGCCAATAGTATCGAGAATACAAAATTCTTTTTAGAAAATAAGCCTTCCCAATCAGCAACTAAAGCGTTAAGCAGTTTTCAAGCAACCGAACAAGGCATGCTATATGGACACCCTTTTCATGTGACCTCTAAAGCCAATTTAGGTTTCTCTAAAGAAGACATGAAAAAGTATAGTCCTGAGTTAGGCGCAAGTTTCCAACTCCATTACTTTGCGGTTCATTCTTCTCTAATCCAAAAACTTGTAAGTGAGACCGAACCTTCTCACCATATTGAAAATGAAGTTTTAGAAACGGCAAAAGAGCATTTGCAAGAGAACTTCACAAACTATGAGCTCATGCCAACCCACCCTTGGCAAGCTAATTTCTTACTTCAACATTCATCTTTAAAGAAACATTTAAACAGCCAAGACGTGATCTATCTGGGAGCTTTAGGTCAAACCGTATGGCCAACCTCATCCGTTCGCACCGTGTGGTTACCTCAATCGAACCTATTCTTAAAACTCTCTATTGATGTGCGAATTACCAGTTTCATTCGTAATAACCCAATGGATGAGATGGAACGCGCGATTGATGCGAGCAAAATTATTATTAATCACAAGATTAATGAGCAATATCCTGACCTTGTAATTCTGCCGGAGTTAGAGGCAAAAACAGTCAAAATCCCAGAGCTTGAAAGTTCATTTGGCATTATTTATAGAGCGGGGCTTACGCCAGAGGTATTAGAAAATACCCGAATGCTCGGTGGCTTGGTTGAAGAAAACGAAAACCATGAAATCCCGCTTTTAAGCTTTATTCAGCAAGCTGCACCGAATCAAAACTTACAATCGACCGATGCGAAAGACTTCATTACTTTCTGGTGGAAACAGTACGTTAAAGTTTCGCTTATTCCATTAGTTGAATTGTTTGCAAACAAAGGTATTAGCGTAGAAGCGCATATGCAAAACAGTCTAATGGAATTTAAAAACGGCTATCCACATCGCCTTATTCTTCGAGATATGGAAGGCATTAGCATTGTTCCAGAAATGATAGAAGACGACTCATCTATTTCTGAAGATAGTACTGTCTGGTTCTCTCAAAAAGATGCTTGGACCTTTTTAAAATATTACCTCTTAATCAACCATATTGCTCATCTCATCAGCGCAATTTCGCGAGTTACGGCCATTGAAGAATTTGAACTTTGGCAAGCCACCCGTCTTACCCTCACACAAGAAAACTTTACTGCCAAAGGCAAGCAGTACCGCGACTTATTAATTCATTCACTCACATTACCAATCAAGGCAAATATGTTAAATACGCTTTACCACAGTGGTGGCAATCCAATCTGGATTGAAGTTGAAAACCCTATTTATAAATATCGCGGCGCAGAAGCGCTTTGCCCTCTTCAACCAACACAACAAACCAATTATAAAACCCTCGCAGAAAATCGCGTGATGGGCCAATTACTAGAAGCGCTTATTTTTGAAAATACTTTTAAATACGAGTTTTCTAAAGGTCAGATCAAGTTCTATATTTCCGATACTGTTTTCTATACTTGTGCGGCTAAACGACACTTTAGTTTTAAACGAATTAAGTTAGATCCTTCAAGCTTAATCCGTTCTAATATTACGTTAGACGCTGAAACTCGCCCTAACTTAAAAACGCTACTTGCTGACCTCAAAAATATTATTGAAGCAGACCCAGTTAAATGGCAAAACTTTAATGATGAACTCAATTTAACTTACGTTAAACATGCGCAGACTTTGAGCCAAGCCCCTGCTCAACCTTTAAGAACTTTGCCGTACCTAGAACAAGAGGCACGCATCACCAACGCCCATTTATATCACCCAAGTTTTAAATCTCGTATCGGCTTCGATTTAAAAGAAAACCAAAAATATGCACCCGAGCTTTCTGAAGGTTTTACAGTCCAATGGGCGGCAACTCATAATAGTTTATGCAAACTGGTTTTAAGTGAAACCATTAACTTAGAACAGCTTTATAAACAGCATTTTTCAGAAAAAGATCTACAAGCCATTAACAATCAATTGAAAGAGCAACATGTAGATTTTAAAGATTATATTCTTACCCCAATTCACCCATGGCAGTGGGATAAAATTATTGAATTATATTATCAAGATGCAATCAGCAACCAACTGATCATTCCGTTAGATATTGAAGGTCCAACTTACTTACCACAGCAGTCGATTCGAACCTTGTCGAATATTAGTGATATTTCGGCGCTTTCTCTCAAGTTGGCAATGAACTTGGTCAATACTTCAACCTCTCGTGTATTGGCACCGCATACCGTTCAAAATGCGGCAAAAATGAGTGACTGGTTGTATAACATTGTTGAGCAGGACCATATTTTAGAGAAACAGCGTAAGCCAGTTATTTTAAGAGAGATTGGCGGTCTTTCAGTTAACCAGCCGATTGCGCTACCTGTTCAATACGGCGCACTCGCCTGCATTTGGCGCGAAAGTATTTACAGCTACTTAAAAGAAGGTGAATCGGCCACGCCAGTAACAGGTTTGATGCAACTCGATATTGACCAAAAACCTCTCATTGATGAGTGGATTCAAGAGTATGGTATCGAGTTCTGGTTAGAAAAATTACTCACCAATGCTTATCTACCAATCATGCATATTTTGTGGTGCCACGGTCTCGCTTTAGAATCACATGCGCAAAACATGGTACTGATTCATAAAAATGGCTTACCAGTTAAAGCGGCCTTGAAAGATTTCCACGATGGAATCCGTTTTAGTCGTCATCTTTTACGTGAGCCAGAGCTTTTACCTAACTTGCAAGATGCGCCAAAAGAACATGCCAAAATTAACCCGAACTCATTCTTAGAAACCCACTCTCCAAATGAGTTAAGAGACTTTACTCAAGATGCGCTGTGGTTTGTAAATCTGGCTGAGTTAGCAATTTTCTTAAATGAACATTATGACTTCGATGAAATCAAATTCTGGACCATGTTAAGAACCATCATCAATCAGCATAAAGAAGCTCATCCAGAGTTTAGCGAACGATATGAATTGTTTAACTTTACAGATGACACCATTGATATTGAACAACTCGCAAGCCGCCGTTTCCTTCCGGAAATTCGCTTAAGAGTACAAACTACACCAAACCCGCTCAGCCTTATTAAGGAAATTGAATATGAATAA